The nucleotide window GCATCAAGGTCGGCACGCCGATAAACACGTGGCCGTCATCCTTGAGGTTGATGCGCGCCTGGCGCAGGAGCGCATCCGGGTCCGGCACATGCTCCAGCACCTGCGAAAACATGATCAGGTCGAACGTCCGCCCCTCGTACGAGCCGGGCCCGTAAAATCCGGTCTGCACGTCCAGGCCGAACGACTCCCGCGCATGGGACGCAAAGGTGTCGGCCGGCTCGATCCCGCAGACCTGCCATCCATATTCCCGAAAGACCGAGAGGGCGACACCCGCCGCACAGCCGACCTCCAGGAGGGACGGGGCCGGCTGGCCGTCCTGCGGCAGCCCGAGTTCCTTGGCAACCCATTGATACCGAGCCAGGTAGACCTTCCGATTGGCCTTCAGGTAGGCAGGATCGGGGGCATGGGGCCGCAATTTGTCCCCGTAGAGCGTCGTGAGCTCCTGCTCATCCAGCATGGGGTTGGTGTAGACGAAACCACAGCGCCGGCAGACCACATAGGTGACGGGCGTTTCGTGCAGATGGTCGAGATGCCGGTGATACGGATCCTGCTCGTAGCGGACCAGGAGTTCTCCGTCGCTCGCTCCGCAGATCAGGCAGGCAGTGGCTTTCATTGCATATCCTTTCCAGGCTGGTCAGCCCCGTGCACAGATGGTCTCCGTGGAATCCGGGTCAGCCGACGGGTCTGTCTGGCGGCGTGAGCCGATTTTGAGCAAGACGTCGAACTCTTCGTAGAAGGGGTGCCTCATCGATCCCACTTGAGGATCCTTGAATTTCCTCGCGCGAAGGGTTCCCCGCTCCCGGGCGATCCGGCGGATGAAGCTCACATCCGATCCGACGTGCAAGGTCACACGCGGAGAGCGGAACAGCGTCGAGAGGTCTCGGCACCGGATCGCCGTGGCAAACAAGCTCGGGTCCGCTTCCCAGATCAGAAGCTGACAGGATGGAGGCAGGTGCGCATCGAGCAATTCCGCCAGGTGTCCCAGGCCAAGACCCATCAGCAAGACGTGGTCGATCGAGCCATCCGGCATTAGTCCGCCCGACAGACATCGATGGGCCCTGGCCCGACTCCCTTCCGCCCCGTAGAGCCAGGCGATGGCCCCGTCCGTCTTGTCCTTCCCTATGTTGTCGATCCCCTCGTCTGTTTGGTTGGCATGGAACTGTCGCGTGTCATGCCACTTGCAGGCTTCCTGCAAGACCGGCTCGTGGTGCTCGACGAGCGCGGCAAGGTTCCGCCCTAACAGGACCGCTTTCTCAGGGCTGAAGAGCCCCCGATACAGGGCATGCACCGCCCTCCAATCGTCTTTCTCGCGCCAGTCCGGCGTCGGCGGACCATCCGCCTTCATGGCCAGTACCCGCAGCCCTCTCGGCTGATGGGTCTCAATGGTGACCACTCTAAACCCGCACCGTCTGAGATAGGCTCGGAGCGTCCGCGATGAAAACAACCTCACATGGTCGCCCCCGAAAAGGCCCGGGTAGAGCTTGCGATGAGGAGCCAGCACATCGGGAGTCCCGATGAAGAGATAGCCGCCGTCGGTGAGCTTCTGCCGGATCGCCTCGAGGACGGGGGCTGGGTCCAGCACATGTTCGATGACGTGGGAAAAGAGGATGAGATCGAACTGCCGGCCGGGAAAGCTCTCGCTCGTAAAGAATTCCGAGCGCAAATCCAGGCCGAACGCGCGCTTCCCATAGTCGATCCACTCCCCTCCTGCGTCCAGTCCGACGGCATTCCAGCCTTGCTGGACGAAGGGCCGCAGGAACATCCCCGTCGCACAGCCGATGTCCAGCACCGACCGGTCCCGGCCGCTCATGCCGGTCTTGGAGGCGATCCACGAGAAGACCTCCAGGGCGCAGACCCGGTTGGCGTTCAGATAGCCGGGGTCCGGTTGATCGGGGCGATACCGGCTCGTGTAGAGCAGATCCATCTCCGCTTCGTCCATCATCTGGTGCTGATAGACGAAGCCGCAGCCGCAACACACGACATAGTGAACGGTGTGATCCGTTCTTGCAGGCAGCCGCTTCAGGTACGGGTCCCGTGGAAACGAGACGAGCTCGTTACGGGATGGGCTTTCGCAAATTGGACAGCAGGCAACTTCGTGCATCGCCCCTCCTCAGTTGGTCCTGCCGGTCACGGATGCCACGGCAACCGGCTGTGGTTCCTGCACGCCCAACAGATCGATGAAGCCTTGATAGAGGTCTCTGTTCCACCGGCCGGCCGAGGCGGTTACAAACAGCCTGGCAAGGCTCATCATCCGCCGGCGCTGGGCCGCCATCAGGTGAACGTGGCGGCCTACCAACAGGGTGACTTGCGCAGAGGCCCAGAGAGGACTCAGATCCACGGCCATCAGGACGGCCTTGGCCAAGGCGGCATCCGCCTCCCAGATGACCAGATGCTGACTCTGCCGCAGGCGTCCCGCGAGCGCCATGGCCAGTTCGCCGGACCCCAGGCCAAGCTGGACCAGCGTGGCTCCCTCCGGCAAAGAACACTGGTCGGTTTCGACATCCACCGGCCGGAAGCCATCCAGCTCCCCCGAGCGAACGACCGGGATCGCCACGCCATCCTCGTTCGTCACGAGCAGGCAGAAGCCGCCCTGCAGGCCTGGCTCAAGCCGGACGTGCCGATCAGGGACCTTCATGCAGAGCGCCTCGATGGCCACCCGCTGTCTCCGCGCAATGGCGGCGAGGTTGTACCCCAGAAAATCGGGCGAGTCCGTGGCCCCCAGACCCCTGTAGAGGGCATGAACAGCGGCCGCATCATCCACCGGTTGATCCGGCACCCCTTCCATGGGCCGCACGATGATCCCCTGCCCATAATCGGACTGGAAAAACAGCGAGGCTTCGGTTCTGAACCCGCTCCGAGCCAAGACGGTTCGCAGCGCACGCCGGCTGTAGAGCCGCACATGGGCGCCGGCCAGATGGCCTCGAAAGAGCTTCTCCTTCGAGGGAGGCTGCAGGAGGTCCGGCGCAGCCACGAACAACAGGCCGTCCTCCGCCAGGTGACGGTGCATCGTCCGAAGCATCGGAATCGGGTCGGGAATGTGTTCGACCGTATGGGAAAACAGGATCAGGGAGAAGCGCCGCCCCGGGAACGACTCCGGTCCGTATTGTCCGGTCACAATCGTCTGATCCGTACCGTCCACCAAGCGCCGGGCAAACTCCGTCCAGGCTGGCACTGGGTCGATCCCGAAGACCTGCCAGCCTCGTTCCTTGAAGGCCGCGAGCAGGCTGCCCGACCCGCAGCCGATATCCAGCACCGTCCGGCCTTGCGTCCTTCGCTCAGCCAGCGGCGCCAGATCGTCGCCGATGGCCCGCCCTCGTTCGATTTCTTTGGCCAGCGCCGTCTCCGTCTTGAAAAAGGGGCGGTAGTCGTCGGTGTACAAGCGCTCCAGATCGTCGGCATCCAGGATCGGGTCCTGGTAGACATGCCCGCAGGCTTCGCAAATGACGAAGCGCACGACGGCCCGATCCTGCCCGCTCAGGCGGTTCGCGAAACGGTCCGCGTCTTTCCTCGCGAACTCATTGGCGCGCGTCGAGCCGCAGATCAGACACCAGCCAGGCTGCATCAGATTTCTCCACGATCAGCAATCCGTATTCAGCCGTCAGCTCTCAGCTCGACACCGTGCCAAGCCTCTTCTCATTCTCGCCGAGGGCTGACGGCTCCCGGTCTTCAACGTAATACCGAGGTCAGCGTCAGATGCCGGGCCAGAAACAAGCCGACCTCGTCGCGCGTATCCACCCTCGCGCTCAGCGTGCGCAGCGGGATCAGCCCGACTTTCTTGCCGAGCCGTTTGCCGTCCAGAATGAACGGAGCGCGCGTGGCGGTCACGATCCCGCCCATCTCGCGATACAGGGGTTCGCGGTTCTGCCGGGGCAGGTCCTCGGCGTCCCCCACGCGCACAAGCGATCCGTATCGGTCCATCCGCCAGAACGTCTGGCCCTCCTCCACCGCCGTGAACACCGAGTCCAGTTCTTGATCAAGCAGCACCTCCAGCACCTGGTCGATCAACCCCTCTTCCCGGATGGGATGCGTGATCTCCAAGAGCGTCACGATGTCGGTCCGGTACCGCTCTTCCCGTTTCAGCCATTCGACGCCGTGTTTGAGCACCTGCCCCAAGGTCACGTCACGGCGGCTCAGTTCGACGGGACGGAGGAACGGGACCTCCGCGCCGCAATCCTGCGCCAATCTGGCGATGTCCGGATTGTCGGTCGTGACGATCACCCGCTCGATCAGCCGCGAGGCCTTGGCCGCCTCCACCGTGTAGGCCAGCAGCGGCCGCCCGCCCAACTTGAAGTCCGGCTGGCCCTGCGGGTCGTCGCCGCGGATCGGGATGATGGCGATGGTGCTCATTTACAAACTCACAAGAGCCTGAAGAGCGTATGGCTTATGGCCAGCGATGCAGAGCTCCGATCTTTCTTGCCATAAGCGATAGGCCATTAGCGCTTCTCCTCAGTCGTTGACCGTCCGCTTGCCCTGGCGGAGGATTTCTTCCGCCAACCAAAAGTCGAACTCATCGTGGATGTCCACACCGGTGCAGTAATCGTCGGTCACGACCAAATCCACCCGGTCGCCGAGCCGGCGCCCTTGCTTGATAAATTTCGCCCTGGTGGCGCAGGCCAGGCCCGTGTCCTCCCGATACAGAGCTTCCCGCTTTTGCCTGGGCCCGTAGCTGATGTCCGGAGCCAGCCGGATGCACTTCCCGTCCTGCTTGCGCCAGAAATTCTTGTGGGTCTTGTAGGCGGCGAAGACCGAGTCCAGACTCTCGTCCTCCAGCAGCCGTCGGACCACCTGCTCCACCAGCCGATTCTTCCGGAAGATGTCCGTCGGCTGGAAGAACACCACGATGTCGGTTTTGTAACCCTCCTCCCGCTCCAGCCACTCGACGGCATGGGCGAGGACCGGCTCGGTCGGCGTGTCATCTTGAGCCAAGTCGGGCGGCCTGATGAACGGGGCCTCCGCCCCATATTCCTCGGCCACCGCCGCGAGGGCCGGATCGTCCGTCGTGACGAGGACCCGGTCGATCAAGGGACAGGCCTTGGCCGCTTCGATGCTGTAGGCCAGGAGAGGCTTCCCGTTCAGCACCCGGCGGTTCTTGCCCGGCAGACCCTTCGATCCACCACGAGCAGGAATAATTGCAACAACATGTACTTGTGCATGATTCTTCATGTTTTGATTCATCGCTGTGCTCCCCGAAGAACTTGCGGGCCAACCGGTTCTGGACGGCCGTTGTGGATCAGTTCGATCACCCGCACCACACGATCGGCCCGCTTGCTGTCCCCGCCGTGATTGATCCCATGGTGGTGGTACACGGAGGCATAGGGCTCGTAGAGGATTTTGTGGCCCTGATCCAGGACCCGTCGGGCCCAATCCCGATCCTCGACGCCTGCGATCTCTTCGTCGAACGGGATGCGCTCCCAGACCGACCGGCGGATCATCGAGTTGGCGTTGTGGAAAAAGTAATCCTTTTCCTGCACCCGGCGTTCGAGCCCGAACACCGTCAGCAGATCCCGCTTGTCCAGACTGTTGGTGTCGGGCAGCGGCTCTTGCTTGCCGTACACGCCGGCCACGGCCGGATCGAGTTGAAACCCCCGCCAGAGACGATAGAGCCACTGGTCGGTGGCTGGAATGCAGTGGCCCGACACCATGGCGATGAAGTCCCCCTTGGCCGCCTGAATGCCGACGTTCAAGGATCGGCCAAAGGTGAACTCCCCGTCCGAGATGGAGACCACCTTCACTTCGAACCGGCGCACAATGTCGAGGGTCGCGTCGGTCGAGGCATTGTCCACCAGGATCACCTCGTACTCGGCGAAGGCCTGCCGGGTGATCGCGGCCAGGCAGCGCCCGATCCACTTCTGCTCATTCTTCGTGCGGACAATGATGGAGATCATTCCGGGCAACCCAGGTTGAGGTTAAGGTCGAGTTCAGACTTCGCCTCCGCCGTAGCCCTCATCTCAGCCTTAACCTCAGCCTCAACCTTCATGAGAGGTCCAGCATCCCGAAGGTGATGAAGTCGTCCGGCTCCAGGTCGTACAACACTTTCTTCCCGACCACATCCGGCGCGAGTCTGGGGCTCAGGCCTCGATAGGGCGCTTTGAGGGACAGGAGTTCCTCGGTCAGGACCGTGCCGGCGGGAATCGCCCTGGCCGCCACCAGCGAAACCTGGTCGTCGTCGAACGTGTCGCTTTGCGCCGCGATGAGCTTCTTGCGAATATCGGCCAGCGGTTCCTTGTCCGTCTCCCGGATCGTGGCCACCAGCCGGCTCATCTCGGCCGGACTCAAGCCGCCGCCGCGCGGGAGATCCAGATCCTTGTCCAGGGTCAGGGCTTTCTCGATGACCGAGGCGCCGAGCCCCAAGGCACCCATCACCATGGTGACGCCCGGCTCGTTGTCCGTGTACCCCACCCGCCGCCCGAACTGCTCCAGCCAGGCGACCACGCCCAGGTAGGCCAGGTTGACCTCGAACGGTTTCAAGAAGACGCTGTGCAAGAGGGCCAGGTTGTGCCCGTTGAACAATTCCACGGCCTCTTCGATCTCCGCTTCGGTCAGGAGCCCGGTGGCGAGGAACACGCGCTTCTGGCGTCTGGCCATGGCGTGGAGCAACGGCCAGTTGCTGGCGGCCACCGCATCCACCATCAGGCCGTCCGGTTCCAACGCATCCGCCACGGCCAGCGAGTCGAGCGTGAAGGGCGCCACGACAAAGTCCACCCGGCCGGCGCAGTAGTCCCGCAGTTCCCGCAAAGCCTCCGGCGAATACTCCAATTCCTGGGCGACGCCGCGCACGGTCTTCCCCAACCGGGGGTACTTCAACAAAGGCCGGTCCAGCACGGACCGGACGACTCCCTGCTCGGCCGACCGCTTGTCCAGCCGGATCGCGTCGCAGCCGCTCTGCACCGCCGCGTCCACCAGACGCTTGGCGGCATTGAGGTCGCCCAGATGGCTGTCCGTGATGCGGGCCAGCACATAGGAGCGACGCCTGCTTCCCTGTATGCCGCCGGTTCGTTTTGCCTGCGCCATGTTCCCTCGAAAATTGACGATTGTGGAATTGTCGATTGACGATTGACCGGAACGCTCAATGCCGCTCAATCGTCAATGCTGGCAATCGTCAATCCTCACCACACCGAACACATCCGCTCCACGATGGACCGGTAGGTCGTCGTTTCGTACCGGCCGGCCTCCTCGAAGTGGGACTGGAACACCCAGTGAAAGAGGGCGTCGGCCGCCTGGCAGATATTCATCCCCTTGCCGTTCAGCGTCTGGTGCCCCGACAACCGCGCCTGCCGCAGCAAGGTCGTTTCCAGCGGCGAGTAGACGATATCCAGGAACCGGACCGAAGCGGGAACCTGGGTCATGAGCGATGCGGACCGGAGGTTGTTGTTTTGAATATCCAGCAACGAGTCCCTGTAACAGGCTTCATAGACGCTCCGGGGGT belongs to Nitrospirota bacterium and includes:
- a CDS encoding class I SAM-dependent methyltransferase — encoded protein: MHEVACCPICESPSRNELVSFPRDPYLKRLPARTDHTVHYVVCCGCGFVYQHQMMDEAEMDLLYTSRYRPDQPDPGYLNANRVCALEVFSWIASKTGMSGRDRSVLDIGCATGMFLRPFVQQGWNAVGLDAGGEWIDYGKRAFGLDLRSEFFTSESFPGRQFDLILFSHVIEHVLDPAPVLEAIRQKLTDGGYLFIGTPDVLAPHRKLYPGLFGGDHVRLFSSRTLRAYLRRCGFRVVTIETHQPRGLRVLAMKADGPPTPDWREKDDWRAVHALYRGLFSPEKAVLLGRNLAALVEHHEPVLQEACKWHDTRQFHANQTDEGIDNIGKDKTDGAIAWLYGAEGSRARAHRCLSGGLMPDGSIDHVLLMGLGLGHLAELLDAHLPPSCQLLIWEADPSLFATAIRCRDLSTLFRSPRVTLHVGSDVSFIRRIARERGTLRARKFKDPQVGSMRHPFYEEFDVLLKIGSRRQTDPSADPDSTETICARG
- a CDS encoding class I SAM-dependent methyltransferase produces the protein MQPGWCLICGSTRANEFARKDADRFANRLSGQDRAVVRFVICEACGHVYQDPILDADDLERLYTDDYRPFFKTETALAKEIERGRAIGDDLAPLAERRTQGRTVLDIGCGSGSLLAAFKERGWQVFGIDPVPAWTEFARRLVDGTDQTIVTGQYGPESFPGRRFSLILFSHTVEHIPDPIPMLRTMHRHLAEDGLLFVAAPDLLQPPSKEKLFRGHLAGAHVRLYSRRALRTVLARSGFRTEASLFFQSDYGQGIIVRPMEGVPDQPVDDAAAVHALYRGLGATDSPDFLGYNLAAIARRQRVAIEALCMKVPDRHVRLEPGLQGGFCLLVTNEDGVAIPVVRSGELDGFRPVDVETDQCSLPEGATLVQLGLGSGELAMALAGRLRQSQHLVIWEADAALAKAVLMAVDLSPLWASAQVTLLVGRHVHLMAAQRRRMMSLARLFVTASAGRWNRDLYQGFIDLLGVQEPQPVAVASVTGRTN
- a CDS encoding acylneuraminate cytidylyltransferase family protein, giving the protein MNQNMKNHAQVHVVAIIPARGGSKGLPGKNRRVLNGKPLLAYSIEAAKACPLIDRVLVTTDDPALAAVAEEYGAEAPFIRPPDLAQDDTPTEPVLAHAVEWLEREEGYKTDIVVFFQPTDIFRKNRLVEQVVRRLLEDESLDSVFAAYKTHKNFWRKQDGKCIRLAPDISYGPRQKREALYREDTGLACATRAKFIKQGRRLGDRVDLVVTDDYCTGVDIHDEFDFWLAEEILRQGKRTVND
- a CDS encoding glycosyltransferase family 2 protein; its protein translation is MISIIVRTKNEQKWIGRCLAAITRQAFAEYEVILVDNASTDATLDIVRRFEVKVVSISDGEFTFGRSLNVGIQAAKGDFIAMVSGHCIPATDQWLYRLWRGFQLDPAVAGVYGKQEPLPDTNSLDKRDLLTVFGLERRVQEKDYFFHNANSMIRRSVWERIPFDEEIAGVEDRDWARRVLDQGHKILYEPYASVYHHHGINHGGDSKRADRVVRVIELIHNGRPEPVGPQVLRGAQR